The genome window CCAAGGAGAAGGGTATTGAGATCGTTGCCATCAACGACCTCACCGACGCCAAGACCCTGGCTCACCTTCTTAAATATGATTCGGTCCATGGCCCGTTCCCCGGCAAGGTTGAGGTAGGCGACGGCGCAATCATCGTGAATGGCAAGCCCATCACCATCATAGCCGAGAGAAATCCCGAGCTTCTCCCGTGGAAAAAGATGAAGATCGACGTGGTCCTGGAAGCGACGGGCCTGTTCACGGCGCGCGAAAAGGCCGAACTCCACCTGAAGGCCGGCGCCAAGAAAGTCATCATCTCGGCTCCTGCCACCAACGAAGACATCACCATCGTCATGGGGGTCAACCATGACGCCTATGATCCTAAGAAGCACAACATCATTTCCAACGCCTCCTGCACCACGAACTGCCTCGCCCCCGTGGCAAAGGTTCTCCATGAAACCTTCGGCATCGAAAAAGGACTGGTCACCACGGTTCACTCCTACACCAACGACCAGCAGATTCTCGACCTTCCCCACAAGGACCTGCGTCGCGCCCGGGCCGCGGCCATGTCCATGATCCCGACCACCACCGGCGCCGCCAAGGCGGTCTCTCTCGTTCTTCCGGAGCTGAAAGGCAAACTTGACGGCATGGCCATTCGCGTCCCGACCCCCAACGTCTCGGTGGTCGACCTCGTGGTCACCCTCAAGAAGAAGACCGATGCCGAAAAAGTGAACGCAGCCCTCAAAAAAGCAGCCAAAGGAAGCCTCAAGGGAATCCTCAGATTCGAGGAAGAGCCCCTGGTCTCCATCGACTTCAACGGCACCACTCACTCCTCCATCGTTGACGCTCCGAGCACCAAGGTCATTGACGGCACCATGGTAAAGGTCCTTTCGTGGTATGACAACGAAACCGGTTTCTCCAACCGGGTCGTGGACCTGATGAAACTCATCGCGTCCAAGTAAACCGGATACACGCAAGGGGGGGGATCAATCCCCCCTTTTCTTTTGCCCGCCAGTCAGACCACCCCTGCCCCCTGCATTACTGACAACCATCTACTCGGGAGGAAACCATGGCAATCCGCTATATTGACGAAATACCTGAACTTAAAGGCAAAAAGGTCTTCATCAGGGTCGACTTCAACGTTCCCCTGGACGAACATCAGAATATCACCGAAGACACGCGCATCAGGGCGGTCCTCCCCACCATCAACTTCGCCCTCGATGCCGGCGCGAAAGTGATTCTCGCTTCCCACCTGGGACGCCCCAAGGGGGAGCGCAAGCCCAAGTACTCCATGACCCCGGCGGCAAAGCGTCTCTCGCGGCTCCTGGGTAAAGAGGTACTCCTGGCGCCCGACTGCATCGGCAGCGAAGTTCGGCAGATGATCGACGCCATGAAATCCGGCGACATCATCATGCTGGAAAACGTACGCTTCTATGAGGGCGAGGAGAAAAACGACGAAAACTTTGCCCGCGAACTGGCCAACGGCTGCGAGATCTACGTGAACGACGCCTTTGCCGTCTCGCACCGGGCCCATGCGTCAGTTGAAGCGATAACAGCGTTCTTTCCGGTAGTTGCGGCCGGATTTCTCATGAAGAACGAAATGAACTACTTCGAAAAGGCAATGCAAAAGCCGATCCGCCCGCTGGTCGCCATCCTGGGCGGGGCAAAGGTTTCGGGCAAGCTGGAAGTTCTCGAAAGCCTGCTCAACAAGGTGGACAAAATCATCATCGGCGGAGGCATGGCATTCACTTTCCTGAAGGCCCTCGGCTACAACGTGGGCAAGTCGCTGGTGGAGGAGGATTTGATCGAAACGGCCCGCTCGACCTACGCCAAAGCCCGAGAAAAGGGGATCAAGTTCTACCTCCCCGTTGACTGCGTGGCTGCCGACCGGTTCAACCCCGAGGCCGAGACCAAGGTGACCACCATTCAGGAAATCCCCGAAGAGTGGATGGCGCTTGATATCGGTCCCGCCACGGTGGCCCTCTTCACCGAGGCGCTCCAGAACGCCAAGACCATCATCTGGAACGGCCCCATGGGGGTTTTCGAGATGGATGCCTTTTCCCGCGGGACCTTTGCCATGGTGACAGCCGTGGCCAACTCCTACGCCCTTACCATTGTCGGCGGCGGCGACACCGACTCGGCGGTCCACCGCGCCGGTGAATATGCCAAGATCAGCTACATCTCCACCGGCGGCGGCGCCTTTCTTGAGCTCCTCGAAGGCAAGAAACTCCCCGGCATCAAGGTGCTCGAAGAAAACGGAAAATAGGAGGAGCGTCCATGAGAACACCCGTCATTGCAGGAAACTGGAAGCTGTTCAAAAAGCGCGCCGAGGCCCGTGAACTGGTCAATGGGCTTGCTCCGCTGGTGAAGGATGTGCAGGGGGTCGAAATCATCGTGGCTCCGGTTTTTACCGTGCTGGCCGCCGTAAAGGGCGCCCTGGACGGCTCAGCCATCAAGCTCGCTGGCCAGGACTGCTTCTGGGAAGAGGAAGGGGCTTACACCGGCGAGATTTCGCCGGGCATGCTCGTGGATGCCGGATGCAGCCATGTCATCATCGGCCATTCAGAGCGCCGCCAGTATTTCGGCGAAACCGATGAAACCGTGAATCGCAAGATCAAGGCCGCCCTCAAGGCAGGACTCACGGCCATTGCCTGCATCGGAGAATCCCTGGTAGAGCGCGAGGCGGGCACAACGTTCGACGTGCTGCGGGCACAGTTGAACGGCGGACTGGCCGGGCTTTCCGCCGGCGACCTCAAAGACGTCATCATTGCCTATGAGCCGGTATGGGCCATAGGCACCGGAAAAACCGCCACGGACGCCCAGGCCCAGGAAGCTCACGCCTTCATCAGGGGCGTAGTGTCCGAACTTCTCGGCAAACCGGCGGCAGAGGCGGTTCGCATCCTTTACGGAGGCAGCGTGAAGCCCGAGAACATCAAAGGGCTCATGACCCAACCCGATATCGACGGCGCACTGGTGGGAGGGGCCAGCCTCAAGGCGGACTCTTTTGCGGCCATTGCTTCATTCAGCATGTAAACACGAAAGAACGCCAAGTTAGGACTTGGCATTTCAATTAACCTGTGGTATGGATTTCAGGTTACTAACATACAGTGGAGTTGGCATTATGATGATCTTTTTGACGTTTCTTCACATTCTCGTCTGTCTCGCGCTGATCGGCATCGTTTTGCTCCAGTCTGGCAAGGGAGCCGAAATGGGCGCATCGTTCGGTGCGGGCGGCAGCCAGTCGGTCTTCGGCGCCAGCGGAGGAACAACCTTCCTCAGCAAACTCACCACTGCCGCAGCCGTCATCTTCATGCTGACATCCCTTACCCTCGCGTACCTGTCCGGCCGCGCGGAAACCTCGTCCATCATGCCTGCCAAGGGTGTGTCGGCTCCGGCTCCCCAACCGGCTGCGCCGCCGGCGCAGCCTCAACAGAGCCAGCCAGCTCCCGCGCAACCGGCGGTCCCCACGCCGACACCGGCAGCACCGGCAAAATAGAGGTTCCGGAAAAAAGCAGTTGACACCCACACAGAGATAATGCTACAAAGTGGGTCCCTGATGACGAAGAAGCCTGATGCCATCAGGGTTCAGACAAAAACAAAGGTTTGCGGTAGTGGCGGAATTGGTAGACGCACCAGCTTGAGGGGCTGGCGGGGGTTACCCCGTGATGGTTCGAGTCCATTCTACCGCACCAACAACAAAGGCCCATCAACTAGATTGATGGGCCTTTTCTTTTGCCCACAAATTATGCAACACCTGATATGCCAATCTTACCCTTGCTCACAATAAAGAGGCGCGCCACATGAAACGGCGCGCCCCTTTCTTCTTTATCGAAAGCCGGAAAGGCGAGTAACGATCCTGGTAAGACGCCTCGGTAACTCTTAAATTAAACAGGCATAATCTCACCGTCACCCGCCAATGACAGCCGGAGCCCGTCTCCGGCTGTTTTTTTGCTAAACGAAACGGGCAACCTGCCGATATGAAATTATGTATGGAGAAATCAAACGCGTTCGGCGTGACCATAGGAAGGAGGAATGCATGAAAAAGGTTCTCATTGTGGACGACAGCATCTCGGTGGCCCGTCAGCTTGACAAGATTCTTTCGGAAAGCGGCGAATTCCAGGTGGTCGGACACGGCAAGAACGGCATGGAGGCCATCCGCATGCACCAGACCGAGCACCCGGATATCATCTGCATGGACATGAACATGCCGGGCATGGATGGACTCACGGCCCTGCGAACCCTGGTGGCCCTTGACAAGAACATCAAGGTGGTGATGGTCACCTCCCTGGGTGGAGTCGGC of Geobacter anodireducens contains these proteins:
- a CDS encoding type I glyceraldehyde-3-phosphate dehydrogenase, with the translated sequence MALRVAINGFGRIGRSVLRAATKEKGIEIVAINDLTDAKTLAHLLKYDSVHGPFPGKVEVGDGAIIVNGKPITIIAERNPELLPWKKMKIDVVLEATGLFTAREKAELHLKAGAKKVIISAPATNEDITIVMGVNHDAYDPKKHNIISNASCTTNCLAPVAKVLHETFGIEKGLVTTVHSYTNDQQILDLPHKDLRRARAAAMSMIPTTTGAAKAVSLVLPELKGKLDGMAIRVPTPNVSVVDLVVTLKKKTDAEKVNAALKKAAKGSLKGILRFEEEPLVSIDFNGTTHSSIVDAPSTKVIDGTMVKVLSWYDNETGFSNRVVDLMKLIASK
- the pgk gene encoding phosphoglycerate kinase (Converts 3-phospho-D-glycerate to 3-phospho-D-glyceroyl phosphate during the glycolysis pathway), with protein sequence MAIRYIDEIPELKGKKVFIRVDFNVPLDEHQNITEDTRIRAVLPTINFALDAGAKVILASHLGRPKGERKPKYSMTPAAKRLSRLLGKEVLLAPDCIGSEVRQMIDAMKSGDIIMLENVRFYEGEEKNDENFARELANGCEIYVNDAFAVSHRAHASVEAITAFFPVVAAGFLMKNEMNYFEKAMQKPIRPLVAILGGAKVSGKLEVLESLLNKVDKIIIGGGMAFTFLKALGYNVGKSLVEEDLIETARSTYAKAREKGIKFYLPVDCVAADRFNPEAETKVTTIQEIPEEWMALDIGPATVALFTEALQNAKTIIWNGPMGVFEMDAFSRGTFAMVTAVANSYALTIVGGGDTDSAVHRAGEYAKISYISTGGGAFLELLEGKKLPGIKVLEENGK
- the tpiA gene encoding triose-phosphate isomerase (Reversibly isomerizes the ketone sugar dihydroxyacetone phosphate to the aldehyde sugar glyceraldehyde-3-phosphate) — protein: MRTPVIAGNWKLFKKRAEARELVNGLAPLVKDVQGVEIIVAPVFTVLAAVKGALDGSAIKLAGQDCFWEEEGAYTGEISPGMLVDAGCSHVIIGHSERRQYFGETDETVNRKIKAALKAGLTAIACIGESLVEREAGTTFDVLRAQLNGGLAGLSAGDLKDVIIAYEPVWAIGTGKTATDAQAQEAHAFIRGVVSELLGKPAAEAVRILYGGSVKPENIKGLMTQPDIDGALVGGASLKADSFAAIASFSM
- a CDS encoding preprotein translocase subunit SecG, yielding MMIFLTFLHILVCLALIGIVLLQSGKGAEMGASFGAGGSQSVFGASGGTTFLSKLTTAAAVIFMLTSLTLAYLSGRAETSSIMPAKGVSAPAPQPAAPPAQPQQSQPAPAQPAVPTPTPAAPAK
- a CDS encoding two-component system response regulator, with amino-acid sequence MKKVLIVDDSISVARQLDKILSESGEFQVVGHGKNGMEAIRMHQTEHPDIICMDMNMPGMDGLTALRTLVALDKNIKVVMVTSLGGVGDKFTEALRLGARTVISKPFEADNVLKILREL